CTCCACATAGTCAAATATATTGATGCTTTTGTTGATCATGAAATGTCCATGATCACTAATaacaatgacattgacaatgTCTTCTAACTCagtttcttctatcttctgTAACAGGTATCCAATTGCGTCATTGACTTCGTGAATTTTCTCTGTGGCTTCAGCTGAACCGATCCCATGTTTATGTAGAGACTCATCCGGTTCATCGAAGTACAGATAAACCAAATCTAGTTCGTCCTTCATCAGCCAGTCAATCACAATGTCCACTCTCCTCTTGAATGGGTAAGCCTTCCAGTGCCAGGCGCTCGAATACACAAATTTCTCCGGAAGAATTCCTTTGATTGGAACATTGCCTCCTGGGTACATCATGGAGCCCGAGCCAATACCTTGTCTGGTTGCTGTTACCCAGAGCGGTTCCACATTTGGCTGGTTCCACCAGAATGTCAGGTTTAACGCGCCAAAAAAAGTGTAGGTCTGGTTTTTGTAGATGGGGTCAAAGGCCAAGTTGTCCACAACTCCATGGTTTTCAACGTTCAAGCCTGTTGCAATGCTGTACATACTCGGAGAAGACATAGTCGGGTAAACAGGAATCATGGATTTGGCTTTGACACCAGTTTCAGCCATGGACTGCAAATTTGGCATGCTTACGTTGTACAAATCCCACCTTAGGCCATCTGACAACACGAGTATGACTTTGTATCTTTCAGGGTTGTGATTGTTTCGCCTGGCGGCCATTATCAGCGCGGCAAACACCGTCGTAACGACGACTACAAGTAAAACAGCAGCAATGCATTTGCAGATACATCTCCTTTTCCGTGCTTGGTAGCTGTTCGCGAGGAGTTCGGCAGATCCATGTCTATGATACATGTCTTTGTCGTCATCTTCTTCATCAAGGGCACGATATGTTGACATGATGGTTCTGTGGATTCAGAGATTCCTCGCCAACACTACTGTAATGGCTGTTAGACTGAATGGACAATAATAAAATTCAATGAGTGCGTTGAATTGGCTGTCTGTAGATTCAAAAAAGTACTCTCTGGAATAGGCCAAAGGTGGTGGGAGTAGagaaatgacctttgacctattcaCAGCTATGCACATCCTCTCCTACTACTGTACTCGTTAGAGTATATGCCCCTAGTTTGGCAACACTAAACtgcagttaaggtagaacgcacctcggggacagatagttggGCTCTccaatttctacaattctttcctgatctaccacttgagggctcattttaaagctgcaTAAGCTGTACGTatcttttggttattttttcagaacttttgtttttgtggtttccctacactttctgcagtgaatccctaaactgtaatttaatgccaagtatttatcatattaacacaacctatatgagtataatctccattgttattgttgaaaattgtattcaagtccgggctagaattcatttgtaaacaataaacaatgatcactacacacatacaaattgtgtttacaaaaagaatactcaaaatttcagcatgacaaatggattaaGGTCAGACATGGTAATTGATATAcggaagcagaatactgaaatacttgccacaagttacagcttatgtctcttcgaagctcttggagaagaaaaactttcactgcttagtttttcgaaaatccaaaattttattcccccatcccccccccccccccctacagctaacacaggaatggcggccattttgaatttcaaataatgcaaaatgttgggtagtttgtttctctagttccaaactttgaacagtgacccccaatttttattgctgatttcgtaagagaatagttgaaagtttcatttattaaagtttgagcaaaagttttaagtctttcaatttttaggcacatactaccttattaactagggtaggggcttacaCAAGAGCAACCACATATTTTCTGTAACACATTCTCATTTACGCAGATTTTCCTGCATGATCATTGAACACctttcaaactttcaataacttttaacaatttagTTATGTTCAACAGAAAGTATAAGAGGCAAAAAATACACCAAGAatcaaaggtatacagtcacctataatctaaatatgtccatatatcGTCAAAGGGGCGTtatttggtattcaaaataccaatgtgagggcgcttaaaatctgtgattggttagattttctgtttccatggtaactgtggcaaaattggaaaaggtgacagtatacctttaacatttGATTGACTATTTTTCATGTTCTCATGAAGTGGTATGACATACTTCATTGATACTGATGGACAACCAAAGCTAAaaggcagcaaaactcagcgACGATTTCCAAGCCCTAATAACTGACAGGGTATTTTATATAGCTGTTCcacatcaaactgattacacaatccccAGATACAGAAATGACAATTAGGTGAAACATCAGCTTGAATTAAGTCATGCAAAAAggaggaaactttgaataaagaCGTCAAGTATTACATCGATCAGCATTGAGTGACAGGTGAGCCTTCATTGGCGACAGTCATGCAAGAGTAACAAAAGTTTCCAAGACCAAACGGTCAAgttttttgcaaaaacaacaacatagcaaaGAGACTTCTTTTAGTAACCACTTGAAACTCTTAATAGATGAAAAAATAACTGCTTCAAACAaggaaattttgttttccaagGTGGAAAAGAAACGCCTTGGATCTGAATGGAAATGAAAAATGGCACTGACTGTGAAATCACAGATCTGCAATgtagtttaacaccttttacgattttttcttGTCTGAAAAGTTATTTTACCAACTGTAATGATTCTTTACACTTTCCTAAGCCTCTTCATATTTGATCTAGGCTACGGTAGGGGGCTTATAGATGGATGTACACCATCTTGAAAAATCTTCTAAAAGTAATGGAGGGGCTAAGTGGGTGTTATACTGAGATGAGTATGGTTacgattgatatgaaaatgaacttggtcatgatgatgatgCCAAATGATGTAATATTTATTCAGAGTTTTCAGAGCTTTAAATGGACTTTatggcaaaacaaaaaaaatatgtgtgtgATTATAACTGATACAACAATTCTTGATACCATAAATACGATTTTGCCACCTAAGTGAGCCATAAAAGTCTCCGGCTGGGGACGATATTTTCAACACGGCAGATTTCTACAGTTTAACCACTCATAAAGGATTCAAGAAGtcaaaataaagttttatgTGATACAGACTTCATGCCAGAAATGCCTAAAAAGTAAagtaaacaagcgacctagcggccgatatagctccgctgtgtttatgtagagaataactatttttgacacatgttgatgaagaaggtggaaatctttgatagctcaatgcagtggccagagaaaagtggctaaaatagctgcaaaaatacacaattgaaaatttcatcatactttgaatatatcacatcggatcatccctaagaacatgtcaaccaaagctatctgatgagtagttttttgagaataaaattttctgaccaaaaatggcaacaattgcccccaaaaagaaaaattgcagatttcatcatcatttcaataaatatcatttagttaatctatagaaacctgtataccaaatttcaaagctatcagatgagtagttttggaaatacacattttttgaccaaaaatggcaaaattgcccccaaattacaaaattgcagatttcatcataatttcaataaatatcattaaagtgatctgtaggaacttgtataccaaattgcaaagctatcagatgagtagttttggaaatacacattttttgaccaaaaatgaaaaaaattgccccaaaagtgcaaaattgcagatttcatcataatttcaataaatatcatttagttcatctgtaggaacctgtataccaaatttcaaagctatcaaatgagtagttttggaaatacacattttttaaccaaaaatggcaaaaattgccccaaaaatacaaaattacagatttcacaataatttcaatatatattacttagctcatctgtagaaacctgtataccaaatttcaaaactatcagaccagcaccttttgagaaatacattttttgaccaaaaatggcaaaaattgccttaaaaatgcaaatttgcatatttctgcacaatttgaacaaatctgaaatagatcatccctaaggacatatgtaccaaatatcaaagctatctgactggtagttttgaagaagaagatttttaaagatttttttaccaaaaatgacaaaaattgccttaaaaaatacaaatatgcaaatttcaccaagatttgaacaaatctaaatgagGTCACCctcagtaaactgcatatta
The DNA window shown above is from Ptychodera flava strain L36383 chromosome 5, AS_Pfla_20210202, whole genome shotgun sequence and carries:
- the LOC139133642 gene encoding ectonucleotide pyrophosphatase/phosphodiesterase family member 7-like gives rise to the protein MSTYRALDEEDDDKDMYHRHGSAELLANSYQARKRRCICKCIAAVLLVVVVTTVFAALIMAARRNNHNPERYKVILVLSDGLRWDLYNVSMPNLQSMAETGVKAKSMIPVYPTMSSPSMYSIATGLNVENHGVVDNLAFDPIYKNQTYTFFGALNLTFWWNQPNVEPLWVTATRQGIGSGSMMYPGGNVPIKGILPEKFVYSSAWHWKAYPFKRRVDIVIDWLMKDELDLVYLYFDEPDESLHKHGIGSAEATEKIHEVNDAIGYLLQKIEETELEDIVNVIVISDHGHFMINKSINIFDYVEESDLDFIVTETGPRLLMKPKEERFAAVYEQLSKVDHVHAFKKDDFPERFHYKNNDRILPLIVYSDLGVSFVLGENNTSKSQHGWDNKEEAMFSVFYAKGPAFKRGYQADTIKNVDVYPLMCKLLGVHPRPNNGSFARVQDMLLNSKPNSSTTVKPDM